The genomic region AGCCTTATTTTTCTCACAACATATTATTGAAGATAACAAACTACTACTACTAAGAATATTCATCTGTACTTTAACGAGTGATGGCTAATACAATTCATTTCAAATATTCAGAATTATCCTTATTATATGGAAGAATAATTTCCTGGACACCTACCTCTGATTGACTTTCATTCTGCTGACAATTCAAGAACAAAACACATCAACCTTtagaaattcaaaatggattttaCATTTGCCACTATTAATTCATGGAACCACTGATCAGAATGATGCCTTCCTCACATAGTGTAGACCCTTATAATGCTAATGTAGCAGGACATTTTCATATAaacactcagaaaaaaatataagctaAATTGATTTGAGCATGAAGTTAATATCAATATTCTTATTTCCTAGAAACctagaaaaaatatgtattgctTTGATTGTCAATCTTTCTCTACACTCTGCTTTTTCATGAAGTCTGAAATTGTTAGTGTCTTGGACCTTTTTAGTTGAATTCTCCACTGTTAATTAATGTGGATGTTTTGTTAAATACTTCTCTATATTCAGGACATTTTTACATTATTACTTATCCTAAACTGTCTGGGGATTTCAAAGGATTAAAGTAACTTCATTCTTCATTTCATGTGTAGAACTGTTTAGTATTATTTTCTGATGTATAGTAATGGGTCAAAAATCTTTATCACATCATTTACATTTGTTAGGTTTCTCCCCGGTATTAATACTCTACTGTGAAGTATGACATGTCTTCATTAAAGAGCTTCACACATTGCTTAAATTGTAGTTTTCAGGATAAATTAGATGATGCTTTCTAAGGCTCAAGCCACTGGTAAATAATCTGTCACATTTGTAGCACTTGTAATGTTATTCTGTATTACGAGTTTTTGTGATGGTGGCAAAGGTTTAAGCTGGATTTAAATGATATGCTACATTCCTTAGTTTTGTAAGCTTTCTCTCCAGTATGGATTCTATGATAGctgcaagtggtagaatacccTGTAAAttatttcctacattctttctatttAAGGGGATCCTTTCCAGTATGTATTCTCTGCAGCTGATTAAGTTCTCATTAATTATTGGAGGCTTTATCTAATTCCTTacatttccagggtttctgtccAGTATAGACTCTCTAATGTCCAGGATAGGTTAAACCTGTGAGGTTTGAAGAAGTTATAGAAGGGTTTTCACAACATTTATATCTGTAGGGTTTACATCCAGTATGGATCCTCTGATAGTGAGTTTCAAGGAATTATAGAAGGACTTGTCACAATCTTTATATTTgtagggtttctctcctgtgtggatTCTGTGATGCACAACAAATTGTGAGGAAGAAGCAAAAGCTTAATTACTCTTTGCATTTGTAGGGTTTTTCTCCTGTATGGATTCAGTGATGAACAACAAGTTGTGAAGAATAAGCAAAAAATTTACTACATTCTTTACATTTGTAGGGTTTCTTCTCGGTGTGGATTCTATGATGCTGAATAAGATGTGTGGTAAAGAAAACATTGGCCACACTCATTATACTTGTAGGGTGTCACTCCAATATGAATTTTTTATGCTAATAAAGAATTTAGTAACAACAGGTTTTGTTACATTCTTTTGATTTGAAAggtttctctcatgtgtggattCTTTGATGAACAACAAGTTGTGAGGAAGTACCAAAAGATTTATTGCACTTTTTACAtttgtagggtttctctccagtgtggattcTATGATGCACAACAAGTTGTGAGGAAGAAGCAAAAGATTTACTACATGCTTCACATTTGTAGGGTTTCTCTCCGGTGTGGATTCTATGATGCACAATAAGATatgaggaagaaacaaaagattTTGTACACTCTTTACATTTgtagggtttctctcctgtgtggatTCTGTGATGAACAACAAGCTGtgaggaagaaacaaaagattTACTACATTCCTCACAtttgtagggtttctctccagtgtggattcTGTGATGAACAGTAAGatgtgaggaagaagaaaaagatttacTACACTCTTCACAtttgtagggtttctctccagtgtgaattctatGATGAACAACAAGTTGTGAGGAAGAAGCAAAAGATTTACTGCACTCCTTACATTTGTaaggtttttctccagtgtgggtTCTCTGATGGATGACAAGTGTTGAGAAACAAGCAAAAGATTTACTACACTCTTTGCATTTGTaaagtttttcttctgtgtgaaTTCTCTGATGCTTAGTGAGGTATGAGGAACTACTGAAGAATTTGTCACATTTTTTACATTTGTAgaatttctctccagtgtgaattttcTGTTGCACATCATCTTGTAAGGGATAAGCAAAAGATTCACTAAATTCTTTACATCTGTCTACATAAATGCTTGATGTGCACTTTAACTTAGTCCCATGGTCAAAATCATTTAAATGATTAGTTACCTCATGGTCTCCATTACTTTTCAGATATTCAGTATTTCTGCTCAGAGTTAATTTCTGTTTCAAAAATTGATGTGGACTCTTCATTACAGAAGCACCtgattcagaaaaattaaatgatgtaAAATGAGCATTGCTTTCAGGTAACTGATATTCCTTATCTTTTTTGTCAGTGAAGTTTGTGTCAAGCATAGTTGTGAGATTGATATGTCTATTTTCACTTGTTTTCTGTGCTTCACAATAACGTCTGTTTTCCCAGGCTTTCCAGAGGAGAAAATTCTCAGGATCAATACTTTCATGTTGTTTCAATATAACTTTTTGGAATGCATGTTGCATACTGTCTTCTGTAAAATTTTCTTGGGTGTCTTGAGAAAACATATCtgaaagaagtgaaaataaaaattaatcatgTTTACTGCAGTCTGGGTTACATACTTTAGCAAACTAATATACAAAATTATACCTATTTGAGGACATTAGAAAAACATAATAGAATTTTTCAGGCCCTCATTCATCCATGACTACACAAATATAAATGCAATGTCCTGCCCAAATTACCCTACAAAATTATAAAGCTCAGAGTGATTATTCAGCATTCTAGTTGAGTTTCATTCACTAGGGTAGAGGGAAGGGTGTGTTTTTCAGAGCACTTCTCTTTCCATACCAATGCTGTATCTTACACATAGGAAAAACTCTCCCATCTTTACTTATTTCTCATAAGAGGCTAAGAATAGAGGATCAGTGCATAATGAAGTTATAATGGAAAAGAACATGTTCATGTTCTTGGCTTATGTGTGGTAACCCTGAAGTTCGTTCCCTTATGTGGTGTGTTCAGGAGAAAAATGGTATATTATGACTGAGAGTCTGATTCATCTCAGACCAAATATTGAAGATTTTTTGATACCAGAAACTTATTCTTAAGAATATAAGAAACAAATCCTCTCCAACTTGAATGACACAGACACAATTTCAGGGAAGATATACACTGACAAATGTACTAAGAAGCTCAAAAATCTCTACCATGTCTAATTGGTGTGAGGTTTTCTGGATGAAGACAAGACCTATTTTATGACAGATTGCTGTTTGATTATTCATTTATGTGTTAAATCCACAGATAAaagatgtatatttatatttcaaacaTTATTATAAAGTAGTTATCATGCAATGATGAAATATACATGATTTACATTTGCAATACTACAGAATGTTAATGTTTAATCAGTGAAAAAATTTTATGTGATTTCTCATACGATATTCCAAGAATACAATATACTGATAACTCTTGTTTAATATATCTTTTATGTATTCTACCTATGAATCTGAAATACTGTATCTTCTCCTGAAATTTCCCAAACCTCACAAGCTTAGCAATAAACATTTGCATTCTATGTCTATGAGCTCAAGATTTCAGCACATAAAAGTGATATTATTTGTCATTTGTTATACAGGAACAGCTTATTTAACTAAGGAATGTGTCCATTAAGTtgattcattttacaaataaaatgatttactttctttttattgtggcagtactggtgtttgaactcaagccttcacAATTGTGAGTCAGGCATTCCACTGGTAGAGCCATAACTCCAATCTCAATCATGTacttttaaataactaaaattattGAATTcatgataatatatatatatatatatatatgtttatatgtatgtttCACATTTACATATGCATATCACATTTGTCTATTCATTCATACATGATGGTTTCATATTGATTTCATATATTGGCAATAGTGAGTAGTGCCTTAGCAAACATGGTTATACAGATATCCTTACCAGTTTTCAGTTCCTCTGGACAAATAGCAAGTAGTTGGACTTACATAGTATATGatagttcaatttttaatttttgtggaatTGCTCTACAATTTTACATAATTGATGAAATATTCTACAAATAATAGTTTGTTTTtctgtactgaggcttgaactcaggcctacaacttgagccactccaccagccctttttttgtgaaggtttttttttcaagacaggatctcattgaactatttgccgaggctggctttgaatcatgacctttcagatctctgccttctgagtagctaggattacaggcatgagcaaccagtgcctggcaaataaTAGTTTTAATGACAAAATCGACCATATATAACAAAGCATACAATGAATTAGGAAATATGATCCAATCAAAGTAATCAAATTCCAGAAATCAAGTGTAAGAAATGGGGATTAATGAATTACTGGGATATTTCAAACTAATCATCTCAAATGTCCTCATTGGGATAAGCAAAAGCAGAGAAAACTAACAAGTCAGGAAACTGAACGCATCAGCAATAagataaaaacagtaaaaagcagagattgggagatgAAGAATACAATAAGAAATAAAGGGTTAAAAATTCTCCAAATTGAGGAAGGTAACAGACTTAATAACTCAACAATACAACAACTACATTAGcataaacaaaaagagaaacaaaataaaagttattatGTTTTGAAATCTGCATAGGACAAAATCTTGAAAGCTGTATAATAAAGTGATCTGTCATCTGTTTGTGTGCTCCTAttgagaagagaaacagacataaCCAAAATA from Castor canadensis chromosome 16, mCasCan1.hap1v2, whole genome shotgun sequence harbors:
- the LOC109680313 gene encoding LOW QUALITY PROTEIN: uncharacterized protein (The sequence of the model RefSeq protein was modified relative to this genomic sequence to represent the inferred CDS: substituted 1 base at 1 genomic stop codon) — encoded protein: MMLEKYSNVVPMDLTIYRPDLVTYLEQNDEPWKVKRIGTAEKHPNMFSQDTQENFTEDSMQHAFQKVILKQHESIDPENFLLWKAWENRRYCEAQKTSENRHINLTTMLDTNFTDKKDKEYQLPESNAHFTSFNFSESGASVMKSPHQFLKQKLTLSRNTEYLKSNGDHEVTNHLNDFDHGTKLKCTSSIYVDRCKEFSESFAYPLQDDVQQKIHTGEKFYKCKKCDKFFSSSSYLTKHQRIHTEEKLYKCKECSKSFACFSTLVIHQRTHTGEKPYKCKECSKSFASSSQLVVHHRIHTGEKPYKCEECSKSFSSSSHLTVHHRIHTGEKPYKCEECSKSFVSSSQLVVHHRIHTGEKPYKCKECTKSFVSSSYLIVHHRIHTGEKPYKCEACSKSFASSSQLVVHHRIHTGEKPYKCKKCNKSFGTSSQLVVHQRIHTXEKPFKSKECNKTCCYSHLIQHHRIHTEKKPYKCKECSKFFAYSSQLVVHH